The sequence TGGCGCATAAGATTATCGATATGAATGGTTCCTGTCTGAGCTTCTGCGGCGATCCGGCAATGGTCTCCGCCATCCGAATGACCTGCTCGATGCCCTCGTGCGTGTACACGCCGCCCATGATGTGCTTTGTCGTATTGTCCAGCCCGGCGAAGAATCGATTCACGTCGACATCCTCGATATTTACATCGTCGGGATATGTGGGCAGCAGGAAGAAGTGAATATTATCGAGATGATCGACAAGCTTGGCGATGTCCTTCAGGTCTTTGAGTGTGGAGCGTCGCCTGTCTCCGGTGGTACCGTCGATGATGTTGAGGGCGGTGCCGCCGGTGCCGGCGTAGACGCGCGCATCGCCTAACTGTAGGTTATGTTCCGGGTCGCGGCCGTAAAGAATGATGTCGGATGGGGCCTTGTTCACCAGATCCATGACCATTTCACGCGGCATCTTTACAATGCGCTCCTCGACCTTAGCTCCGGCTTCCTTGAAGTATTTAAGGGCCTTATCCGAGTTTACCTG is a genomic window of Dehalococcoidia bacterium containing:
- a CDS encoding trimethylamine methyltransferase family protein, with amino-acid sequence MARKGLIGGSYKPLKEEDIARIHDTVMRIFEEVGVQVNSDKALKYFKEAGAKVEERIVKMPREMVMDLVNKAPSDIILYGRDPEHNLQLGDARVYAGTGGTALNIIDGTTGDRRRSTLKDLKDIAKLVDHLDNIHFFLLPTYPDDVNIEDVDVNRFFAGLDNTTKHIMGGVYTHEGIEQVIRMAETIAGSPQKLRQEPFISIILCA